In Microbacterium soli, a single window of DNA contains:
- the secD gene encoding protein translocase subunit SecD encodes MASTSPTRHAWRVLLGLLIVTAVLFGINALGVYVFKTEAGEPASSWAPELALDLQGGTQIILQASTPDGAAPSNEQLNQAAAIIRQRVDASGVGEADITTEGGRNIVVQIPGPADQATRDRIQASAKLEFRAVLAASGPANEFVGEDGKSTPFPAPDPTLEATPTATPTDASDPAWLTPKLQAEFQAFDCSAEQDGNPPEDQPLIACEEGDQGVFTAKYILGPMELDGTVINDATAGREQQSGKWTVNLSLDAHGTKVFGEISQRLNANRLAQQSPRDQFAFVLDGKVISAPVMQATILNGKPSISGNFTQESSKALADQLKYGALPLSFSVQSSDTVSATLGSQQLQYGLIAGLIGLGLVAIYSLLSYRALGWVIMASIAVMGVLTYIFIAILAWRMGFRLSLAGVAGLIVSIGFTADSFIVYFERIRDELRDGRTITGSIEYGWDRAKRTIYIAKSINILAAVVLFILADATVKGFAFTLGLTTLIDVFIFVIFTHPVMQILARTEFFGGGHPLSGLNAEALGAPARARTEFRTVATGSSGRAARSKGARGEAERRQTIAERKRAEALVATGSADAGKESDV; translated from the coding sequence GTGGCATCCACATCCCCCACCCGTCATGCCTGGCGGGTCCTCCTCGGCCTGCTCATCGTCACGGCTGTGCTGTTCGGCATCAACGCCCTCGGCGTCTATGTCTTCAAGACGGAGGCCGGAGAGCCGGCCAGCTCGTGGGCACCGGAGCTCGCGCTGGACCTGCAGGGCGGCACGCAGATCATCCTGCAGGCCAGCACGCCGGACGGTGCCGCACCGAGCAACGAGCAGCTGAACCAGGCCGCCGCCATCATCCGTCAGCGCGTGGACGCCTCCGGCGTCGGCGAGGCCGACATCACGACGGAAGGCGGGCGCAACATCGTGGTCCAGATCCCCGGTCCGGCTGATCAGGCGACCAGGGACAGGATCCAGGCCAGCGCCAAGCTCGAGTTCCGCGCTGTTCTGGCGGCCTCCGGTCCGGCGAACGAGTTCGTCGGCGAGGACGGCAAGAGCACGCCGTTCCCTGCACCCGATCCGACGCTGGAGGCGACGCCCACCGCGACGCCGACGGATGCCTCCGACCCGGCCTGGCTCACCCCGAAGCTGCAGGCCGAGTTCCAGGCGTTCGACTGCAGCGCCGAGCAGGACGGCAATCCGCCGGAGGACCAGCCGCTGATCGCCTGCGAGGAGGGCGACCAGGGCGTCTTCACGGCGAAGTACATCCTCGGACCGATGGAGCTGGACGGCACCGTCATCAACGACGCCACGGCCGGCCGCGAGCAGCAGTCCGGAAAGTGGACGGTCAACCTGTCGCTGGACGCCCACGGCACGAAGGTCTTCGGTGAGATAAGCCAGCGTCTCAACGCCAACCGGCTCGCTCAGCAGAGCCCGCGCGACCAGTTCGCCTTCGTCCTGGACGGCAAGGTGATCTCGGCACCGGTCATGCAGGCCACGATCCTCAACGGCAAGCCCAGCATCTCCGGGAACTTCACGCAGGAGAGCTCGAAGGCCCTCGCCGATCAGCTCAAGTACGGCGCCCTGCCGCTGAGCTTCTCGGTGCAGAGCTCGGACACCGTCTCGGCGACGCTCGGCTCGCAGCAGCTGCAGTACGGGCTCATCGCGGGCCTCATCGGTCTCGGACTCGTCGCGATCTACTCACTGCTGAGTTATCGGGCCCTCGGCTGGGTGATCATGGCGTCGATCGCCGTCATGGGCGTCCTGACGTACATCTTCATCGCCATCCTGGCCTGGCGGATGGGCTTCCGACTCTCTCTCGCGGGCGTCGCGGGACTGATCGTCTCGATCGGATTCACGGCCGACTCGTTCATCGTCTACTTCGAGCGAATACGTGACGAGCTGCGGGACGGGAGGACCATCACCGGCTCGATCGAATACGGCTGGGATCGCGCGAAGCGCACGATCTACATCGCGAAGTCGATCAACATCCTCGCGGCCGTCGTGCTGTTCATCCTTGCCGATGCCACGGTGAAGGGCTTCGCGTTCACACTGGGGCTGACCACGCTGATCGACGTCTTCATCTTCGTCATCTTCACCCACCCGGTGATGCAGATCCTCGCGCGGACGGAGTTCTTCGGCGGAGGTCATCCGCTCTCCGGGCTCAACGCCGAGGCGCTCGGCGCCCCCGCCAGAGCTCGCACGGAGTTCCGCACGGTCGCGACGGGATCGAGCGGTCGTGCCGCGCGCAGCAAGGGCGCTCGGGGAGAAGCCGAGAGGCGCCAGACCATCGCCGAGCGCAAGCGCGCTGAGGCCCTTGTCGCCACGGGATCCGCGGATGCCGGGAAGGAGTCCGACGTCTGA